A single window of Helicobacter pylori DNA harbors:
- the dut gene encoding dUTP diphosphatase, producing MKIKIQKIHPNALIPKYQTEGSSGFDLHAVEEVTIKPHSVGLVKIGICLSLEVGYELQVRTRSGLALNHQVMVLNSPGTVDNDYRGEIKVILANLSDKDFKVQVGDRIAQGVVQKTYKAEFIECERLDETSRGSGGFGSTGVSKA from the coding sequence ATGAAAATTAAAATCCAAAAAATCCACCCAAACGCCCTTATCCCTAAATACCAAACCGAGGGTTCTTCAGGCTTTGATTTGCACGCTGTAGAAGAAGTAACGATCAAACCTCATAGCGTGGGGTTGGTGAAAATAGGGATTTGTTTGTCTTTAGAAGTGGGGTATGAATTGCAAGTGCGCACCCGTAGCGGTTTGGCTTTGAACCATCAGGTGATGGTGTTGAATTCTCCTGGCACGGTGGATAACGATTATAGGGGCGAAATTAAGGTCATTTTAGCGAATTTAAGCGATAAAGATTTTAAAGTCCAAGTAGGGGATAGGATCGCTCAAGGGGTGGTTCAAAAAACTTATAAAGCCGAATTTATAGAATGCGAACGATTAGATGAAACTTCAAGGGGTAGCGGAGGATTTGGCAGCACAGGAGTGAGCAAGGCATGA
- the greA gene encoding transcription elongation factor GreA — MNKEPMSMHGYNKICAELKQLKEVERPNIVKEIDIARGHGDLKENAEYHAAKEKQRFIEARIVDLSEIVANAQVIDPSVLAHNKVSFGSTIKILNLDNDKEFSYTIVGSVESDPAKGLISFGSPIAKSLIGKSKGDAVSIQLPNGESDFEILDIYYKEICFDEN, encoded by the coding sequence ATGAATAAAGAACCTATGAGTATGCATGGATACAATAAAATTTGCGCGGAATTAAAGCAATTAAAAGAGGTGGAACGGCCTAATATTGTGAAAGAAATTGATATTGCTAGAGGGCATGGGGATTTGAAAGAAAACGCTGAATACCATGCCGCTAAAGAAAAACAACGCTTCATTGAAGCGAGGATCGTGGATTTAAGCGAAATTGTCGCTAACGCTCAAGTGATTGATCCGAGCGTTTTAGCCCATAATAAAGTGAGTTTTGGCAGCACGATTAAAATCCTTAATTTGGATAACGATAAAGAGTTTTCTTATACGATAGTAGGGAGCGTGGAGAGCGATCCGGCTAAAGGGTTGATCTCTTTTGGTTCGCCGATCGCTAAGAGTTTGATCGGTAAGAGCAAGGGCGATGCGGTGAGCATTCAATTGCCTAATGGCGAGAGCGATTTTGAAATTTTAGACATTTATTATAAAGAGATTTGTTTTGATGAAAATTAA
- the lpxB gene encoding lipid-A-disaccharide synthase has protein sequence MPTILVSALEASSNIHLEELRRNLPKDYRFIGVFEGEDALYSPREFSVMGFRDVIGRLGFLLKAHKEMVQLAKQADMVLLMDSSSFNIPLAKKIKKQDPHKKIMYYILPQVWAWKKWRAKSLEKYCDFLGAILPFEVGYYQKKAQYVGHPLLDEIKYYKKDIKGETLVFMPGSRKSEIAKIFPLFVKAAQILEQNEGFKRRVLVVPSFFKGLDLKALYGEDIELFEISYDAHKSLFEAEFAFICSGTATLEAALIGTPFVLAYRAKTMDFLIARMLVNLHYIGLANIFYNALNDETPGLGESQLHPELIQHFLSVEGLLKAYKEMDRECYFKESLRLREYLASGSARKIANEMAFLLNLT, from the coding sequence ATGCCCACAATTTTAGTGAGCGCTTTAGAAGCGAGCTCTAATATTCATTTAGAAGAATTACGCCGCAATTTGCCCAAAGATTATCGTTTCATTGGCGTGTTTGAAGGGGAAGACGCGCTCTATAGCCCTAGGGAATTTTCTGTCATGGGTTTTAGAGACGTGATAGGCCGTTTAGGGTTTTTACTCAAAGCCCATAAAGAAATGGTCCAATTAGCCAAACAAGCGGATATGGTGCTTTTAATGGATTCTTCTTCTTTCAATATCCCCCTAGCCAAAAAAATCAAAAAACAAGATCCGCATAAAAAAATCATGTATTATATTTTACCGCAAGTTTGGGCATGGAAAAAATGGCGTGCTAAAAGCCTTGAAAAATACTGCGATTTTTTGGGAGCGATTTTGCCTTTTGAAGTGGGCTATTACCAAAAAAAAGCCCAATATGTGGGACACCCTTTATTAGATGAAATTAAATACTATAAAAAAGATATTAAGGGCGAAACTCTAGTGTTTATGCCAGGAAGCCGAAAAAGCGAAATCGCTAAAATATTCCCTTTGTTTGTCAAAGCGGCTCAAATTTTAGAACAAAACGAAGGGTTTAAAAGGCGTGTGTTGGTGGTGCCGAGTTTCTTTAAGGGGTTGGATTTGAAAGCTCTTTATGGAGAAGACATTGAATTATTTGAAATTTCTTATGATGCGCATAAGAGTTTGTTTGAAGCGGAATTTGCGTTCATTTGCAGCGGCACAGCGACTTTAGAGGCCGCTTTGATTGGCACGCCTTTTGTGTTAGCGTATAGGGCTAAAACGATGGATTTTTTGATCGCTAGAATGTTGGTCAATTTGCATTATATAGGTTTAGCGAACATCTTTTATAACGCCTTAAATGATGAGACTCCAGGGCTTGGGGAGAGCCAATTACACCCGGAATTGATCCAGCATTTTTTGAGCGTAGAGGGTTTGTTAAAAGCGTATAAAGAAATGGACAGAGAGTGCTATTTTAAAGAAAGTTTGAGATTAAGGGAATATTTAGCCAGTGGGAGCGCGAGAAAAATCGCTAATGAAATGGCTTTTTTGCTGAATTTAACTTAA
- the mua gene encoding nickel-binding protein Mua, whose product MQEELNAYQQEIEDTRGVLKKIRLELKQVQEILRKKKSALKGLKQEIYQKKLEKENSRLNKETQNTGEEWIFPKALEEVEVFTSDNQVIMAKPSKRVFDEGIYLQYRSVLRENRLLKNHLSKKDFENSLLKIELRDLHKEIKLYQVQNLLKDK is encoded by the coding sequence ATGCAAGAAGAATTGAACGCTTACCAGCAAGAAATTGAAGACACTAGAGGAGTTTTAAAAAAAATCCGTTTGGAATTGAAGCAAGTCCAAGAAATCTTGCGTAAGAAAAAAAGCGCCTTAAAAGGTTTGAAACAAGAAATCTATCAAAAAAAATTAGAAAAAGAAAACTCCCGCTTAAACAAAGAAACACAAAATACAGGAGAAGAATGGATTTTCCCTAAAGCCCTTGAAGAGGTGGAGGTTTTCACTAGTGATAATCAGGTTATCATGGCAAAACCAAGCAAGCGTGTGTTTGATGAAGGGATTTATTTGCAATACCGTAGCGTTTTGCGCGAAAACAGGCTTTTAAAAAACCATCTTTCTAAAAAAGATTTTGAAAATTCGTTGCTCAAAATTGAATTGAGGGATTTGCATAAAGAAATCAAGCTCTATCAAGTCCAAAACCTTTTGAAAGACAAATAA
- the hypA gene encoding hydrogenase/urease nickel incorporation protein HypA: protein MHEYSVVSSLIALCEEHAKKNKAHKIERVVVGIGERSAMDKSLFVSAFETFREESLVCKDAILDIVDEKVELECKDCSHVFKPNALDYGVCEKCHSKNVIITQGNEMRLLSLEMLAE from the coding sequence ATGCATGAATACTCGGTCGTTTCTTCTTTAATCGCTCTTTGCGAAGAGCATGCGAAGAAAAATAAAGCCCATAAGATTGAAAGAGTCGTGGTCGGTATTGGCGAAAGAAGCGCTATGGATAAGAGCTTGTTTGTGAGCGCATTTGAGACTTTTAGAGAAGAATCTTTGGTGTGTAAAGACGCTATTTTAGACATTGTAGATGAAAAGGTTGAATTAGAGTGCAAGGATTGTTCGCATGTTTTTAAGCCTAACGCGCTAGATTATGGGGTGTGCGAGAAATGCCACAGCAAGAATGTCATTATCACTCAAGGCAATGAAATGCGTTTGTTGTCTTTAGAAATGTTAGCGGAATAA
- the flgE gene encoding flagellar hook protein FlgE, with product MLRSLWSGVNGMQAHQIALDIESNNIANVNTTGFKYSRASFVDMLSQVKLIATAPYKNGLAGQNDFSVGLGVGVDATTKIFSQGNIQNTDVKTDLAIQGDGFFIISPDRGITRNFTRDGEFLFDSQGSLVTTGGLVVQGWVRNGSDTGNKGSDTDALKVDNTGPLENIRIDPGMVMPARASNRISMRANLNAGRHADQTAAIFALDSSAKTPSDGINPVYDSGTNLAQVAEDMGSLYNEDGDALLLNENQGIWVSYKSAKMVKDILPSAENSTLELNGVKISFTNDSAVSRTSSLVAAKNAINAVKSQTGIEAYLDGKQLRLENTNELDGDEKLKNIVVTQAGTGAFANFLDGDKDVTAFKYSYTHSISPNADIGQFRTTEDLRALIQHDANIVKDPSLADNYQDSAASIGVTINQYGMFEINNKDNKNVIKENLNIFVSGYSSDSVTNNVLFKNAMKGLNTASLIEGGASASSSKFTHATHATSIDVIDSLGTKHAMRIEFYRSGGAEWNFRVIVPEPGELVGGSAARPNVFEGGRLRFNNDGSLAGMNPPLLQFDPKNGADAPQRINLAFGSSGSFDGLTSVDKISETYAIEQNGYQAGDLMDVRFDSDGVLLGAFSNGRTLALAQVALANFANDAGLQALGGNVFSQTGNSGQALIGAANTGRRGSISGSKLESSNVDLSRSLTNLIVVQRGFQANSKAVTTSDQILNTLLNLKQ from the coding sequence ATGCTTAGGTCTTTATGGTCTGGTGTCAATGGGATGCAAGCCCACCAAATCGCTTTGGATATTGAGAGTAATAATATTGCGAATGTGAATACCACTGGTTTTAAATATTCTAGGGCTTCTTTTGTGGATATGCTCTCTCAAGTCAAACTCATCGCTACCGCACCCTATAAAAATGGGTTGGCAGGGCAGAATGACTTTTCCGTGGGGCTTGGGGTAGGCGTGGATGCGACGACTAAAATCTTTTCACAAGGCAATATCCAAAACACAGATGTCAAAACCGATCTAGCGATTCAAGGCGATGGCTTTTTTATCATTAGCCCTGATAGGGGGATCACGCGCAATTTCACTAGAGATGGGGAGTTTCTTTTTGACTCGCAAGGGAGTTTGGTTACCACCGGCGGGCTTGTGGTGCAAGGGTGGGTGAGAAACGGGAGCGATACCGGCAATAAAGGGAGCGATACGGACGCTTTAAAAGTGGATAACACCGGCCCTTTAGAAAACATTAGAATTGATCCGGGAATGGTGATGCCAGCCAGAGCGAGTAACCGCATTTCTATGAGGGCGAATCTAAACGCCGGAAGGCATGCTGATCAAACAGCGGCGATATTCGCTTTGGATTCTTCAGCCAAAACCCCTTCAGATGGCATTAATCCGGTGTATGATTCAGGCACGAATTTAGCTCAAGTCGCCGAAGACATGGGATCTTTATACAATGAAGATGGCGACGCTCTTTTATTGAATGAAAATCAAGGGATTTGGGTGAGTTATAAAAGCGCGAAAATGGTCAAAGACATCCTCCCTTCTGCAGAAAACAGCACGCTTGAGTTGAATGGGGTTAAGATTTCTTTCACGAACGATTCAGCGGTGAGCCGGACTTCAAGCTTAGTAGCGGCGAAAAATGCGATCAATGCGGTCAAAAGCCAAACGGGCATTGAAGCTTATTTAGACGGCAAGCAATTGCGTTTGGAAAACACCAATGAATTAGACGGCGATGAAAAGCTTAAAAACATTGTGGTTACTCAAGCCGGAACCGGAGCGTTCGCTAACTTTTTAGACGGCGATAAAGATGTAACGGCTTTCAAATACAGCTACACGCATTCTATTAGCCCTAATGCGGATATTGGGCAGTTTAGGACCACTGAAGACTTGCGCGCCTTAATCCAGCATGACGCTAATATCGTTAAAGATCCTAGTTTAGCGGACAATTACCAAGACTCAGCCGCTTCTATAGGGGTTACAATCAACCAATACGGCATGTTTGAAATCAATAATAAAGACAATAAAAATGTCATTAAAGAAAATCTCAATATCTTTGTGAGTGGGTATTCTTCAGACAGCGTAACGAACAATGTTTTGTTTAAAAACGCCATGAAAGGGCTTAATACCGCTTCTTTGATTGAAGGGGGAGCGTCAGCGAGCAGTTCTAAATTCACCCACGCTACCCATGCGACAAGCATTGATGTGATAGACAGCTTAGGCACTAAACACGCCATGCGCATTGAGTTTTATAGGAGTGGGGGGGCGGAATGGAATTTTAGAGTGATCGTGCCTGAGCCTGGGGAATTAGTAGGGGGGTCAGCGGCTAGGCCTAATGTGTTTGAAGGAGGCCGTTTGCGCTTCAATAACGACGGATCGCTTGCAGGCATGAACCCGCCTCTTTTGCAATTTGACCCTAAAAATGGCGCTGATGCCCCCCAACGCATCAATTTAGCCTTTGGTTCCTCAGGGAGTTTTGACGGATTGACAAGCGTGGATAAGATTTCTGAAACTTATGCGATTGAGCAAAACGGCTATCAGGCGGGCGATTTGATGGATGTTCGCTTTGATTCAGATGGGGTGCTTTTAGGAGCGTTCAGTAATGGCAGGACTTTAGCGCTCGCTCAAGTGGCTTTAGCGAATTTCGCTAACGATGCGGGCTTACAGGCTTTAGGCGGGAATGTCTTTTCTCAAACCGGAAACTCAGGGCAAGCCTTAATCGGCGCGGCTAATACGGGGCGTAGGGGTTCAATTTCAGGATCTAAATTAGAATCTAGTAATGTGGATTTGAGCCGGAGTTTAACGAATTTGATTGTGGTTCAAAGGGGGTTTCAAGCGAACTCTAAAGCGGTAACCACATCCGATCAAATCCTTAACACCCTATTGAATCTCAAGCAATAA
- a CDS encoding zinc ribbon domain-containing protein YjdM encodes MQDLPPCPKCNDAYTYHDGTQLICSSCLYEWNENEANDEELIVKDCHNNLLQNGDSVILIKDLKVKGSSLVLKKGTKIKNIKLVNSDHNVDCKVEGQSLSLKSEFLKKA; translated from the coding sequence ATGCAAGATTTACCCCCATGCCCTAAATGCAACGACGCCTACACCTACCATGATGGCACGCAACTAATTTGCTCTAGCTGTTTGTATGAGTGGAATGAAAATGAAGCTAATGATGAAGAATTGATCGTTAAAGATTGCCACAATAATCTTTTACAAAATGGGGACTCGGTCATTCTCATTAAGGATTTAAAGGTTAAAGGTTCATCTTTAGTGCTTAAAAAAGGCACCAAAATCAAAAATATCAAGCTTGTCAATAGCGATCACAATGTGGATTGTAAAGTGGAAGGGCAGAGTTTGTCTTTAAAATCTGAATTCCTCAAAAAAGCTTAG
- a CDS encoding twin-arginine translocation signal domain-containing protein: MKRRDFIKTTALGATGAVLGAQILQAEESKGSVARYKIEAEYSIDFDSAEHTSLFIPMPSVAASNVNLQGNHASYESMLNFGVPYLQVEFLKSAQKKRVHLSYEIASYQLNERLFETSDFVAMGRYERDDASVANIANQLKGTTPKESVRNFYAFIKHDMPRRQKALEGKENLPKRESLPWFATISKESMFVSLCHACGIKSAEVQGLKLGQNSVVKNAPRVEVYLKDSFLAFDFQNNHKEVFIPLNRHKDMQLDTALLATFGDAFALVDGRDLGNYESKLFEKRVSYTIV; the protein is encoded by the coding sequence ATGAAACGAAGGGATTTTATTAAAACGACTGCTTTAGGCGCTACAGGTGCTGTTTTAGGAGCACAGATTTTGCAGGCAGAAGAAAGCAAAGGGAGTGTTGCAAGATATAAAATAGAAGCTGAGTACAGCATTGATTTTGATTCTGCAGAACACACTTCACTTTTCATTCCCATGCCGAGCGTTGCAGCGAGCAATGTGAATTTACAAGGCAATCATGCTAGCTATGAAAGCATGCTCAATTTTGGAGTGCCTTATTTGCAAGTGGAATTTTTAAAAAGCGCTCAAAAAAAACGAGTCCATTTGTCGTATGAGATCGCTAGCTATCAATTGAATGAGCGTTTGTTTGAAACGAGCGATTTTGTAGCAATGGGGCGTTATGAAAGAGACGATGCGAGCGTGGCTAATATTGCCAACCAGCTCAAGGGAACAACCCCTAAAGAAAGCGTTCGTAATTTTTATGCGTTCATCAAGCATGACATGCCTAGAAGACAAAAGGCTTTAGAGGGTAAAGAAAATTTACCTAAACGAGAGAGTTTGCCCTGGTTTGCAACCATTTCAAAAGAGAGCATGTTTGTGTCCTTATGCCATGCGTGCGGGATTAAAAGCGCTGAAGTGCAAGGCTTGAAACTGGGTCAAAACAGCGTGGTGAAAAACGCTCCTAGAGTGGAAGTGTATTTGAAAGATTCATTTCTAGCGTTTGATTTTCAAAATAATCACAAGGAAGTCTTTATCCCGCTGAACCGCCATAAAGACATGCAATTAGATACTGCCTTATTGGCGACTTTTGGCGATGCTTTTGCCCTTGTAGATGGTAGGGATTTAGGCAATTATGAGAGCAAACTTTTTGAAAAAAGAGTGTCCTATACGATTGTCTAA
- a CDS encoding catalase → MVNKDVKQTTAFGAPVWDDNNVITAGPRGPVLLQSTWFLEKLAAFDRERIPERVVHAKGSGAYGTFTVTKDITKYTKAKIFSKVGKKTECFFRFSTVAGERGSADAVRDPRGFAMKYYTEEGNWDLVGNNTPVFFIRDAIKFPDFIHTQKRDPQTNLPNHDMVWDFWSNVPESLYQVTWVMSDRGIPKSFRHMDGFGSHTFSLINAKGERFWVKFHFHTMQGVKHLTNEEAAEIRKYDPDSNQRDLFNAIARGDFPKWKLSIQVMPEEDAKKYRFHPFDVTKIWYLQDYPLMEVGIVELNKNPENYFAEVEQAAFSPANVVPGIGYSPDRMLQGRLFSYGDTHRYRLGVNYPQIPVNKPRCPFHSSSRDGYMQNGYYGSLQNYTPSSLPGYKEDKSARDPKFNLAHIEKEFEVWNWDYRAEDSDYYTQPGDYYRSLPADEKERLHDTIGESLAHVTHKEIVDKQLEHFKKADPKYAEGVKKALEKHQKMMKDMHGKDMHHTKKKK, encoded by the coding sequence ATGGTTAATAAAGATGTGAAACAAACCACTGCTTTTGGCGCTCCCGTTTGGGATGACAACAATGTGATTACGGCTGGTCCTAGAGGTCCTGTTTTATTACAAAGCACTTGGTTTTTGGAAAAATTAGCGGCGTTTGACAGAGAGAGAATCCCTGAAAGGGTGGTGCATGCTAAAGGAAGCGGGGCTTATGGCACTTTCACCGTGACTAAAGACATCACTAAATACACTAAAGCGAAAATTTTCTCTAAAGTGGGCAAAAAAACAGAATGCTTTTTCAGATTTTCTACTGTGGCTGGTGAAAGAGGCAGTGCGGATGCGGTAAGAGACCCTAGAGGTTTTGCGATGAAGTATTACACTGAAGAAGGTAATTGGGATTTAGTGGGGAACAACACGCCCGTTTTCTTTATCCGTGATGCGATCAAATTCCCTGATTTTATCCACACTCAAAAACGAGATCCTCAAACCAATTTGCCTAACCACGACATGGTATGGGATTTTTGGAGTAATGTTCCTGAAAGCTTATACCAAGTAACATGGGTTATGAGCGATAGAGGGATCCCTAAATCTTTCCGCCACATGGATGGTTTTGGCAGCCACACTTTCAGTCTTATCAACGCTAAAGGCGAACGCTTTTGGGTGAAATTCCACTTTCACACCATGCAAGGCGTTAAGCACTTGACTAACGAAGAAGCCGCAGAAATCAGAAAATACGATCCAGATTCCAATCAAAGGGATTTGTTCAATGCGATCGCTAGAGGGGATTTCCCAAAATGGAAATTAAGCATTCAAGTGATGCCAGAAGAGGACGCTAAGAAGTATCGATTCCATCCGTTTGATGTTACTAAAATTTGGTATCTCCAAGATTATCCATTGATGGAAGTGGGCATTGTAGAGTTGAATAAAAATCCTGAAAACTATTTCGCAGAAGTGGAGCAAGCGGCATTCAGTCCGGCTAATGTCGTTCCTGGAATTGGCTATAGCCCTGATAGGATGTTACAAGGGCGCTTGTTCTCTTATGGAGACACACACCGCTACCGCTTAGGGGTTAATTATCCTCAAATACCGGTTAATAAACCAAGATGCCCATTCCACTCTTCTAGCAGAGATGGTTACATGCAAAACGGATACTACGGCTCTTTACAAAACTATACGCCTAGCTCATTGCCTGGCTATAAAGAAGATAAGAGCGCAAGGGATCCTAAGTTCAACTTAGCTCATATTGAGAAAGAGTTTGAAGTGTGGAATTGGGATTACAGAGCTGAGGATAGCGATTACTACACCCAACCAGGTGATTACTACCGCTCATTGCCAGCTGATGAAAAAGAAAGGTTGCATGACACTATTGGAGAGTCTTTAGCTCATGTTACCCATAAGGAAATTGTGGATAAACAATTGGAGCATTTCAAGAAAGCTGACCCCAAATACGCTGAGGGAGTTAAAAAAGCTCTTGAAAAACACCAAAAAATGATGAAAGACATGCATGGAAAAGACATGCACCACACAAAAAAGAAAAAGTAA